CGAAGACGCCGGCGAGCGCCTCGAGGAGGACCCGCGTGTCTTGGGCGCCGTCGGGCGGTCGCGGTGGCTCGGGTGACTGCATTATTCGTCCAGGGGCGCGCGGCCGCGCGCCTCGTACGCCTTCGCCAGCCAGTCCGCCACGCGCTGGACCATCGCAACGGCGTCGTCGTTGAAGGCGCCGACCTGGTGGCTGTCGATGTCGATCTGGGCGTGTATCCGATCGCCGGTGCGGATCAGCACGACGAGCTCGGACCGCGTCTCGGCACTGCAGGCCAGGTAGTTCGAGATCTCCCGAACGTCGGGGATGTTCAGATTTCGTTTCTCGGCGACCGCGGTGCCGCAGACGCCGTTTCCGACGCCGATGAAGACGTGGTCCGTGGGAGAGCCGACGTAGGGGCCGAGGCGAAGGACATTGTCCGAGAAGAGCTCGTAGATGCCGGTCCAGTGGAACCGGGGATCCATGCGGCTCAGCTCCTGGACCGCGGTCTCGAGAAGACGATCGAAGTCCGCGCCGCTCGCGGAGAGTTCACGTAGGTGGGCCAGAAGCTGATCGACCGTCATCGGGAGAGAGATCGGCCAATTCGGTCTCTCTCTTTAGCTTAGGGAGATTTCGCCAGGGGCATGAATCCAGCCGTCCGGGCGCACGGAGGCGGCCTCTATCTGATTGAAGCGACTATCGTTCCGGGGGTTAGGGGCGCCTCGTGGCGCCCAAAATCATCTGGCTTTGAGTGCCCTCGCCGCTCGCGCGTAGTCCTTCGGCTTCACCCAGACGATCATCCCGTAGCGATTCCCGCCCGCTGCGAGAGCGGCGGCGGCGGTCACGCCGATGCGCGCGTCGGCCAGGCGGGCGAAGTGCCGATTCACCGCGCCGGATTTGTCCGAGCCCTGGACGAGGAACGCCTTCTTGGGCCGGCTGACTCGCCACCCGTTCCGGCGCGCCACGCTCCGGATCTTGGAGAGGTTCTGGGCAACGAAGTCCAGCTGGGCTTTCCCCTTCCTGCCCGGGAACCCGACGTGGGCGAGGAGATTCACCCCGCCCTCGCGAATCGCGGTGAAGACCTTCGCGCCCTGCCCCGGGCGGTTCGGTACCATCAGGTAGCAGTAGTTGACCTTCTTCACACTGTCGGACATCGGAGACCTCCTTACGGATCGTGGCCGGGACGGATCAGCCTTTCTTCAAGATCGCGATCTGCCCCGCGTGGTAGAGCTCATGGTGCACGGCTCCGTGGACCAATCGGAACATCTTGTACTTCTTCTTGGGGCCGTAGCCCGCATCGAGCCGAGCGGGCTTGAGCTTCGCGATCTGCCGATTGAGCTTCTGGTGGGTTGATTTCATCAACGCGACGGCCCGCTTCCAGGCGGCGGGGCTCACGTCTCGCACATCGGGCCAGTTCTCCTCGTCCGACAGGTCGATCGGATGGCCGGTCAAGCGGCCCAGGACCACGCGGTCCCACGCCTCGATGTGGAGCACGATCTCCCAGATGGAATGCGCCGTCCGAATCGGCCGCGCCGCCGCGCGCTTCGCCGTGACGCCCCTGAGAACCTCGAACAGTGCGGGCCCGTGCCACGCTCCCCCCTCGAGCGCGCGCCGGTGCTGTTCGGCCAAATGCTTGACCTCATTCATTCGTGTATCCTAACCCTCCACCGAAGTCCGCGTCCAGATTCGGACAGCCAATATCTCTGGAGGAAGACGATGATTCGCGCCTGCTTCGCCGCCTCGCTGCTCCTTCTCTTCGCGTTCTCCACCGCCTCGGCCCAGCACGATCACGGAAGCGCGCCGGCCGGGTCCGGACCGCCGCCTCTCTATAGCGGGCTCGGCACGCTCCACCACAAGGTGACGACCAAGAGCCCCGTGGCTCAGAAATATTTCGACCAGGGGTTCCGCCTCACCTACGCGTTCAATCACGACGAGGCCGGCCGAGCGTTCCGCGAGGCGGGGCGGCTCGACTCGACGTGCGCCATGGCGTACTGGGGCCAGGCGCTGGTGCTCGGGCCGAACATCAACATGCCGATGAGCCCCGAGGCGGAGGCGAGCGCGTATCCGCTCGCGCAGCGCGCGCAATCGCTCGCAACGGCGGCGAGCGAGCCGGAGCGCGCGTACATCGCGGCGCTCTCGAAGCGCTATGACGCGGTGGCGGGCACCAATCGCGCCGCGCACGATTCCGCGTACGCCGACGCCATGCGCGACTTGGTGAAGCGTTATCCGAACGACCTCGACGCCGCGGCGCTCTGCGCCGAGGCGCTCATGGATTTGAGGCCGTGGGATCTCTGGACGCTCGACGGGAAGCCACAGCCCGGCGCGACCCAGATCGTCTCGATGCTGGAGGGAGTTCTGAAGCGAAACCCGGACCACGTCGGCGCGCTCCATTACTACATCCACGCCGTCGAGGCCTCGCCCGAGCCGGCGCGGGCGGAGCCGTACGCGGACCGGCTCGCCAAGCTCACTCCCTACGCCGGGCACCTGGTCCACATGGCCTCGCACATTTATCTCCGCGTCGGCCGTTACGAGGACGCACAGGCGATCAACGCACGCGCCATAGCCGCGGATCGGGACTACATCAAGAAGCAGAACGTGAAGGGCATCTACACGGTCATGTATTACCCGCACAACCTCCAGATGCGGTGGTCCGCGCTCTGCTCGCAGAGCCGCCGGGCCGACGCGATCGCGGCGGCCAAGGACCTCGCGGACGCCGTCCCCGACTCGCTGGTCCGCGAGATGCCGATGGCCGAGTTCTTCCTGCCTTCGCACTACCTGACGCAGGTGCGCTTCGGGCTGTGGGACGAGATCCTCAAGGAGGCGGCGCCTCCGGCGAGCATGCCGATGCGCCGAGCCGCCTGGCATTACGCGCGGGGAATGGCGCTTGCGGCCAGAGGGAAGAGTGCGGAAGCGGCAGCCGAGCGCGACAGCGTCGGAGCGATCGCCGGCTCGTTCCCTGCCGACGCCTATTTCAGCTTGAACCCGGCCGCCGCGGTTTTCCGATTCGCCGAGGCGCATCTCACCGGGGAGATCGCGGCTCGAAGCGGTAAGACGGACGAGGCGGTAGCACTCCTCCAGAAGGCGGTGGGGATGCAGGATTCGCTCCACTATGACGAGCCGCCGGCCTGGAGCATGACGGCGCGGCAGTCCCTGGGCGCGGTGCTGCTCGCCGCGGGGCGCGCCGCCGACGCGGAGGCGGTCTACCGCGAGGACCTGGCGCGCTTTCCGGAAGAAGGCTGGTCGCTCTATGGGCTGACGCAGGCGCTCCGGGCGCAGAACAAGGCCAAGGAAGCGGCCGCCGCCGAGAAGAGGTTCCGTCTCGCCTTCGCCCAGGCCGACGTCACGCTCCAAGCCTCGCGCTACTAGGCTCGAGGCGCTCGAAGGCTCAGGGGAAGTCGATGCTCTCCGCTCCGTCGCTCTTGACCTTCGACATCTTCGGGACCGTCGTCGATTGGCGGCGCGGTCTCACCGAGTCCGTACGCTCCCACGGCGTCGAAATGGGCGACCGGGAGTTTCAAGCAGTCATCGATTGGCAGGCGCGCGCCGAGTCGCAGGCGTACCAATCCTACGCCGATATCCTCGGGGAGAGCCTCGTGAGGGTCTTGCGCTTGGATCGCGAGGCCTCGCGCGCGATCGCCGCGGGGGCCGGACGGTGGCCGCTCTTCCCCGACTCCGCGGACGGCCTTCGCACGCTCATGCGCTCCGCTCCCTGCGTCGCGATGACGAACAGCGACCAGATGCACCGCCGCCAGGTGGAGGACCAGCTCGGCTTTCGGATGAGCGGCTGGATCTGCGCGGAGGATGTGGGCTGCTACAAGCCGGCGGCCGAGTTCTGGATCGCCGTGGGCGCGCGGCGGAGCGTTCCGTTCGGCCCGGCCTGGTGGCACGTCTCGGCCTACGCGGACTATGACCTCGCGACGGCCGGCCGCCTGGGTCTCACGACCGTCTTCGTCAAGCGGCCGCACTCGATCTGGGGCCCTTCCTCGCTCGAGACCGCGGATCTTCGCGCCCTCGCTACTTCCCTTGGACGAGGCTCCTGAGCACGAAGGCGACGTTGGCCGGCCGCTCGGCGAGGCGGCGCATGAAGTAGGGCACCCACTGCGTGCCGAAGGTGACGTAGACGCGGACCCGGTACCCCTCCCGCGCGAGCGACTCTTGCAGGTCTCGCCGCACGCCGAGGAGCATCTGTGCCTCCCAGTCGCCGGGCTTCCGCCCGTTCTCGCGCGCGAGGTGCTTGGCGAGGCCGAGCATCGCGACGTCGTGCGTGGCGATCGCGGGGACGAATCCCTCGGTGAAGAGGATCCGCATGAGCTTGGCATAGTTCTCGTCGACTTGCCGCTTCTCGGGGAACGCGACCTCCGCCGGTTCCAGATACGCCCCCTTGACCAGCCGGATCTTCGGGCGGAGGGGGCGGAGCCGGCGAATGTCGTCCTCGGTTCGACGGAGATACGCCTGCACGGCGAGGCCGACGTTGTCGTGGCGCGATCGGACCTGCTCGAAGAGATCGACGGTGGCGCCGCAGACTGCCGAATGCTCCATGTCGATCTCGACGAAATTCTGGAACGAGGCCGCGTCGGCGGCCAGCCGGAGCGTCAGCTCCAGGCAGAGGTCGGGCGAGAAATCGATGCCGAGCTGGGTCGGCTTGATCGTGATGTTCCCGTCGATCTTTCGATCCGCCAGGTCCCGGAGAATCCGGTGGTAGCTCTCGTAGGCGGCCTCGGCCTCCCGCCGCTCGGTCACGTTCTCGCCGAGCTGGTTCATGATGACGAGCATCCCCTTCGCGTTCAGACCCGCGGCGGTCTGGAGCGCCTCCTCCAGCGTCTCTCCGGCGATGAAGCGGCGCGCGAAGCCCAGGCGCATCCCGGTACGGGCGATCGGTCGCGTGACGAGCGGCTTCGTGGAGAGCCAGGAGATGAAATCGCGAAGGAAGGGCATGAGCGGGGTACTCTACCCGACGCGCGGGAAGAGGATGAGCTCCAGATTCTGCTCCGGGAGCGGGTGCGCGTCGAAGATCTCGGGGATCGCGGCGACGTCGCGCGTCTCGATTCGCCCGGTCGCGGCGTCCACGATCGCGAACCGCGCGAACCGGGATCGAACGATCTCGGCGTAGGCGTCCCGCTCCAACCCGGAGCGCCGGATCCCGTAGGGCCAGAACTCGCTGATCACCGGCATTCCTTGGCGCAGGGTTTCTTGGGCGCCCCGGAACAGTCGCCCCTCGTGGCCCTGGATGTCGACCCAGACGAGACCGATCGTTCCGGGATCGACGCGCGCTTCCGTCCGGAGCAGATCGTCGAGGCGGCGCCCAGGGACCCGTACAGCGACGCGGCGTTCCTCGCCCATCCGCGCGGAGGCGCCCGTGGTCGTGGCGCGGACGCGGTGGTCCCCGAAGTTCACGTCCGAGAGCTCCAGCTCCACCTCCCCCGCCTCCTCCGTGATCGCGACGGGGAAGGGGCGGATCCGGTCGCCCAAGCCGTTCTGCTCGATATTCCTCGTCAGTAAAGCGAAGTTGCGCGGATCCGGCTCGATCGCGATCGCCTCCCGGAAGTACCCGCGCTGCAGCATCGCGATGCAGATCATCCCGAGGTTCGCCCCCACGTCGACCAAGATGTCCCGGCCCGGCTTCCCCACGAGCCCTTCGCGCTTCAGGTAGTCCATCGAGCTCGTGATGAGATCGATCTCCCAGGCCCGGTGGATGTAGAGCGCCTTCGCGTTGTGGAGGTCCATGTTGCTGAACGAGAGGATCCCGTTCGCGGTCTGGACGGTGAGGATCCGGGGCGTACGGCCGGGGCCGCCGCGCACCATGCCCCAGCGAAGCTTGCGGTACGCGCGGCTCAGCCGCTGCCCGATCGTCGGCATGCCCGCGCTAATCGTCGCCGCCGATCCGATCGACCCAGCGATCGAAGACGATGCTCCCAACCCGCCTCATCTCGCGGACGGCGCTCGGCGCCTGAGCGAGGATCCGGTCACCGTCCGCCCCCGCCTCCCGAAGCTCCTCCCCGAAGCTCTCGACCATGGCTCGCACCATGGCCTCGTCCATCTCCATGTGGAAGAGCAGCCCGTAGGAGGCGCGCCCGTGCCGAAACGCCTGGTGAGGCGTGAGCGCCGAGGATGCGAGGGGAACGGCGCCGCGAGGAAGCTCGAACGCATCTCCGTGCCAGTGGAACACCGCGATCTCTTGGTCCACGTCGCGCCAGATCGGGTCGTGGGCCGCCGCGTCCGTCAGCGTCACCGAATACCAACCGATCTCCTTCCGCGCGGGCTCGACCTTCGCGCCGAGCGCCGCGGCGAGTAGCTCGCTCCCCAGGCATACGCCTAGGACGGGCTTTCCGGATCGCACGGCGTCGCCGATCAGCCCGATCTCATCGCGCAGGAACGGAAGGCGACCCTGGTCATAGACGCCCATCGGACCCCCCATGACCACCAGCGCATCCCGTCCCTCCATGGAGGCCGGGATCCGCTCCCCGGCGTATCCGCGAATGGTTTCCATCTCGATGCACCGCCGATCGAGAATCTCCGCGATCAGGCCCGGCGTCTCAGGATCCGCATGGAGCAGGACGGACACTCTCGACACGGATGCTTCTCCTCCCCGTATACTCAGGTCGTGAACCTTCGAATCCTAGTACTCGCCGCGACGATCGCCTGGGGCACGGTGGGGACGCGCGGCGACGCCGCGACGGTCGCCCAGCCGGCTCGCACGGGCGCGCCCGCCGACACCGCCACCTTCGCGGGCGGCTGTTTCTGGTGCATGGAGGCAGCGTTCGAGGCGCTTCCGGGCGTCTTCTCGGTCACTTCCGGATTTTCCGGCGGACCCGAGAAGAACCCAACCTACAACCAGGTCTCGGCCGGGCTGACCGGCCACCGCGAATCGATCCAGGTCCTCTACGACCCGAAGAAAATCACGTACGCGAAGCTCCTCGACGTCTACTGGCACAACATCGATCCGACGCAGGACGACGGACAGTTCTGCGACCGCGGGAAACAATATCGGTCCGCGATCTTCTTCCGCGGCGCGACCCAGCGCCGGAGCGCCGAGGCATCGAAGCGGGCGATCGAGAGCGGGAAACGCCTGAAGGGGCCGATCGTCACGCCCATTCTCCCTTTCACGGCATTCTGGCCCGCGGAGGAGTACCACCAGGATTACTACAAGAAGAACCCGGAGCACTATCACGCCTACCGGACCGGCTGCGGCCGCGATCGGCGCTTGCTCGAGGTCTGGGGCGCGGAGGCCCCGGTCCATTTGTAGATCGCGAGGCGGCGGCCGGGTTCACTCGGAGTCGAACACGCTGTAAACCCACCACCGCTGTTTCGCGCCGGCCTTCGACCGGGCCTGCCTCTCGAAGTAGATCTTCATCTCCCGCCCCGCCGCGCTCCTGATGCGATACCAGTGCTTCCTTAGATATCGCTCCTGCATCGCGGCGCCCGGGCGCGAGTATTCCTTCCACCGCTCGAGCACCTCGGCGATGACGAGCTCTT
The sequence above is a segment of the Candidatus Eisenbacteria bacterium genome. Coding sequences within it:
- a CDS encoding FkbM family methyltransferase, with translation MPTIGQRLSRAYRKLRWGMVRGGPGRTPRILTVQTANGILSFSNMDLHNAKALYIHRAWEIDLITSSMDYLKREGLVGKPGRDILVDVGANLGMICIAMLQRGYFREAIAIEPDPRNFALLTRNIEQNGLGDRIRPFPVAITEEAGEVELELSDVNFGDHRVRATTTGASARMGEERRVAVRVPGRRLDDLLRTEARVDPGTIGLVWVDIQGHEGRLFRGAQETLRQGMPVISEFWPYGIRRSGLERDAYAEIVRSRFARFAIVDAATGRIETRDVAAIPEIFDAHPLPEQNLELILFPRVG
- a CDS encoding DinB family protein encodes the protein MNEVKHLAEQHRRALEGGAWHGPALFEVLRGVTAKRAAARPIRTAHSIWEIVLHIEAWDRVVLGRLTGHPIDLSDEENWPDVRDVSPAAWKRAVALMKSTHQKLNRQIAKLKPARLDAGYGPKKKYKMFRLVHGAVHHELYHAGQIAILKKG
- a CDS encoding proline dehydrogenase → MPFLRDFISWLSTKPLVTRPIARTGMRLGFARRFIAGETLEEALQTAAGLNAKGMLVIMNQLGENVTERREAEAAYESYHRILRDLADRKIDGNITIKPTQLGIDFSPDLCLELTLRLAADAASFQNFVEIDMEHSAVCGATVDLFEQVRSRHDNVGLAVQAYLRRTEDDIRRLRPLRPKIRLVKGAYLEPAEVAFPEKRQVDENYAKLMRILFTEGFVPAIATHDVAMLGLAKHLARENGRKPGDWEAQMLLGVRRDLQESLAREGYRVRVYVTFGTQWVPYFMRRLAERPANVAFVLRSLVQGK
- the msrA gene encoding peptide-methionine (S)-S-oxide reductase MsrA, with protein sequence MEQDGHSRHGCFSSPYTQVVNLRILVLAATIAWGTVGTRGDAATVAQPARTGAPADTATFAGGCFWCMEAAFEALPGVFSVTSGFSGGPEKNPTYNQVSAGLTGHRESIQVLYDPKKITYAKLLDVYWHNIDPTQDDGQFCDRGKQYRSAIFFRGATQRRSAEASKRAIESGKRLKGPIVTPILPFTAFWPAEEYHQDYYKKNPEHYHAYRTGCGRDRRLLEVWGAEAPVHL
- a CDS encoding cytoplasmic protein, whose translation is MKESLISEPLKPLFAGAGESPAPGENEFQAVGEPMLPERFVWRGEELVIAEVLERWKEYSRPGAAMQERYLRKHWYRIRSAAGREMKIYFERQARSKAGAKQRWWVYSVFDSE
- a CDS encoding type 1 glutamine amidotransferase; this translates as MSRVSVLLHADPETPGLIAEILDRRCIEMETIRGYAGERIPASMEGRDALVVMGGPMGVYDQGRLPFLRDEIGLIGDAVRSGKPVLGVCLGSELLAAALGAKVEPARKEIGWYSVTLTDAAAHDPIWRDVDQEIAVFHWHGDAFELPRGAVPLASSALTPHQAFRHGRASYGLLFHMEMDEAMVRAMVESFGEELREAGADGDRILAQAPSAVREMRRVGSIVFDRWVDRIGGDD
- a CDS encoding GAF domain-containing protein, which produces MTVDQLLAHLRELSASGADFDRLLETAVQELSRMDPRFHWTGIYELFSDNVLRLGPYVGSPTDHVFIGVGNGVCGTAVAEKRNLNIPDVREISNYLACSAETRSELVVLIRTGDRIHAQIDIDSHQVGAFNDDAVAMVQRVADWLAKAYEARGRAPLDE